The following is a genomic window from Streptomyces sp. BHT-5-2.
CGGGCGCCGTCGGCGCGCAGGTCGCGACCTGGATCTCCAAGGTGGTCTCCGGTGACGGCTCGGCGAAGCCGCCCGGTACGGCTGGGCCCGACGGCGGGGCCGCCGCGCTCAGCGCCGCGGTCAAGAAGGCCATGGCGGGCAAGGGCAGCGTCAAACTCACCGCGCAGGTGAGCATGGGCAGCGTGAGTACGACCGACGAGCACTGCCTGATGCGCCTGCGGTCTGCAGCGGTCGCCATGGACTGCGTTGTGGCCACCAGCGCACTGGGCACGCAGTGGACGGCCCACATGATCGTGCTGCCCGACACCGCCTACCTCTCCATGCCGGACATGCTGCGGCTGCCCGGCGGCAAGCAGTGGGCCAAGCTCGGAGCGGACGGCAAGAACCCGATATCCGCGATGCTGGCTGAGTCGACGAAACGGCTGCAGAACTCCATGGACGTGAACGCGACGGTGCCGCCGGGCGCACAGATCGTCGGCGCAGCGAGAGAACAGGTCGACGGGAAGCCGACCACCCGCTTCGACATCGCCTACGACGTGCGGGCCGCGGCGGACGCCGCCACCAGCGACGTGGACAAGCAGTCCCTCCTGGCCCTGGCGCAATCCGGCGTCAGCACGGTGACCAGACAGCTATGGGTGGACGAGGCCAACCTGCCCGTGCAGATCGCCGGCACGGTGACACTGCCGCAGTACGGCCCGATGGCCACCAAAGTGAAGTTCACCGACTGGGACGTGCCGGCAGACATCCAGCCGCCACCGGCCGACCAGGTGGGTTCCATGCCGGGTGACTAGCCAGTCGTCGGTCCGGGTGAGCCGTCAACGGATGCGCTGAAGGCCGAGACCTCACATGGCCGTTCGCTCTCGGTGGTCTTCTCGATCTGGTGCCGATCTCCGACTCGGGCTCGGTTCTCCGAGTTGGGCTCGGTTCTCCGAGTTGGGCTCAGTGAACGGACAACCCGCCGTCGACGAAGATCGCCTGTCCGGTGACGTAGCCGGAACCGCGGCCGGCCAGGAACACCGCCGCTCCGGCGAAGTCCTCGGCCAGGCCGTTGCGCCCGACCATCGTGCGCGTGGCCAGCGCCGCCACCTGCTCCGGGTCGGACGACAACCGCGCGTTCAGGGGGGTCAGGACGAAGCCGGGCACCAGGGTGTTGCAGGTCACACCGCGTGGTGACCACGCCTCGGCCTGCGAGCGGGCCAGCGACTCCAGTGCCCCTTTGGAGACCCCGTAGGCACCGCTCTGGACGAACGCCCGGTGCGCCTGCTGGGAGGTGACGTGGATGATCCGTCCGAAGCCGCGCTCGGCCATGCCGGGCCCGAACCGCTGGCCCAACAAGTAGGGCGCCTCCAGGTTCACCGCCATCGTGGCGTCCCAGACGTCTTCGCCCAGCTCGCCCATCGGCGGCCGCAGGTTGATCCCGGCACTGTTGACGAGAATGTCGGGCTCGCCGAACACGTCGGCGGCCTGCTCCGCCGCCGCGCGCACCCCGTCGCGGGTGCTCAGGTCGGCGCTCACCCGGGCCGCCCGGCAGCCGTCCGCCGCCAGTTCGTCGACCGCGGCGGTCAGTTCCGGCTCCCTGCGCGCCACGAGCACCACGCTCGCTCCCGCTCGCGCGAGAGCCCCGGCGATGGCGCGGCCGATGCCGGAACTGCCGCCCGTCACCACGGCGACCCGGCCGTCCAGGGAGAACAGTTCGGAGAGGTAGCTAGACGAGTTCATGTCCGCACCCTAGGCGGCTCGTCCACGGCAGCAGCGGCCGGGCGTCGCTGTTCGGAGCGGACGATGCGTCGCGCGGCGAGCTGCTTTCCCCATGTGCATGCGGACGGCACTCCCCCTGTGCGGGGGGGGGCGCCGTAACGCCGAGGTCAGCCCAGGCCGAACCAGCCGAGCACCGTCTGCACCAGAAGGATGGTGGACATCGCGGCGACACCGATGACCACGGCGGTGGCGGCGATGCGGTAGCGCGGGCCGTTGGCGGCGCTACCGAGGACCGAGCGGCGGTTGGTCAGCACCAGCAGGTAGATCAGGACGATCGGGCTGATCAGGCCCTGGAGGACCTGGGTGCCGATCAGCAGCTGGATGACGTCGACCGGAGTCATCGCCACCACCGCACCCAGGATGATCTGGGCGGTGAACAGGCCCAGGAACAGCGGGGCGTCGCGGAAGCTGCGTGAGACGGAGCGTTCGACGCCGGCTGCCTCTCCTATGGCGTAGCTGGCGGAGAGCGGGACGACGGCTCCGGCGAGGGCGGAGGCGCCGATCAGGCCGAAGGCGAAGAGGAGTTCGGCGTTGTGGCCGGCGACCGGTTTGAGGGCCTCGGCGGCCTGGGCGGCGGAGTCGAGCGGGCCGGTGCCGCCGATGGCGGAGGCTGTGGCGATGATGATCGTGAGGCTGATGAGGCAGGCGAAGACCGCGCCGAGGATGGCGTCGGCCCGGATGAGCGGGTAGTCGGCGGGCTTGGCGCCGCGGTCGACGACGCCTGCTGCGGCATAGAACTGCATGTACGGGCTGACCGTCGTACCGATCAGGGCGACCGCGAGGAGGATGAAGCTCTTGTCGGGCTCCATGTGCGGGACCACCAGGTGGTGGCCGACGGCGCCCCAGTCGGGGTGTCCGAGGACCATGGCGACCGGGTAGGCGAAGAACGCCAGCGACATGATGAGGAAGATGCGTTCGGCCCAGTGGTAGGAGCCGAACAGCACCAGCGCCCACAGCAGGACCGCGGCCGGTGGGATGACCGCCCACTTGGGGACGCCCAGCAGCTCGAACGCGGCGCCGATGCCCGCGAACTCGCTCACCACCAGGCCGGTGTTGGCCAGCAGCAGGCAGAGGACGGCCAGTGCGGTCAGGCGGAGGCTGAACTGTTCGCGGATCAGGGCACCGAGGCCCTTGCCGGTGTACGCACCGAGCCGGACGGCCATCTCCTGCACCATCACCAGGGCGACCGTGACCAGCACCATGAAGAACAGCGTGCCGTAAGTGAATTGGGAACCGGCCGAGGCGTAGGTGGCGATTCCGGCGGCGTCGTTGCCCGCGTTGGCGGCGACCAGGCCGGGGCCGGCGATCGCCGCGACCATGGTGATACGCCGCCAGCCGGTACGGCGGGCCGGTCGCTCCGCGGCTGGCGGCCCAGTAGCGACGTCAAGGTCACGGGTCACTGAAGAAACCTCCGGAAGTGCAGGCGCCCGCGATCGGGCAGCATCGCGTCGAGCAGGTCGTCGGCCAGAATGCGGCCGAGGGGCCGGTCGGTGTCGTCGACCACCAGGAGCGAGGAGGCGCGGGCGGTGACCAACTCGTCGGCGGCCTCGGCCAACGGCGTGTCGGCGTGGACGACAACCGGCGGGCCGAACTGGGCCAGCCAGGCCACCAGGTCCGCCACCGGCGAGGCGTCCTCGGCCACCGCCAGGTCGAACAGCCCGATGTCGCACAGCAGTCGGCCGTGCTCGTCCACGACGGCGACGGCATCGATCTCGGTGCGGTGCTCGGCCTGCTCGGCCAGCCGGGCACGGACCTGGGCGACGGTCTCGTCCGGGTGGGTGGTGACCAGCAGGGTGGTCATGGCGCCGCCCGCGGTGCCCTCCCGGTGGGTCAGCAGCCGGCGCAGCTCCGCCGCCTCGCCGCTGGGCATGCGGCGCAGCAGGTTCTCGCGCTCCTCGGCGGTGAGGTCGCGCAGGGCGTCGGTGGCCTCGTCCGGTTCCATCTCGTCGACCAGCCGGGCGGCGTGCTCGGGAGCGGCCTCGCGCAGCAGGTTCTCCAGCTCCGCCGGCTCCATCTCCTCCAGCGCGTCGGCGGCCTGCTCCGGCTCCAGCCAGCCCAGCAGCTGCTGGCGCTCGCTGCGGCCGAGGTCTTCGAGGATGTCGGCGAGATCGGCCGGGCGCAGCTGGTGCAGCGCGGCGCGGGAGGCACGCAGCCGGACCTCCGCGGGCCCTTCGGTCGCCTGCTCGCCGAACGGGGCGACCGCGTGCCAGTCCAGCACCCGCTCCGGAGTCGGCCGGGCCTGCCAGCGGCGCGGCCCGAGCCGACGCAGCAGCGTCGGCAGGGAGACGTCCACCCCGACGAGCACCACCTTGTCGACCAGCGGTGCCAGGTACAGGTCGGCCGCCCGGGTCACCTGCACGCCGTCCACGTCCACGAGCTGGTGGTCGAGGACGTCCCTGGCGAGCAGCACCTCACCGGGGCGCCGGGCGAAGTCCCGCATGTCGATCCGCGCGGTGCGCAGCCGTACGTGCCCGGCGTGTACGTTGCCGATGGCGTCCGACGCCAGGAAGGTGTGCCGCCGCCCTATTCGCAGGATCAGGCCGGTGACCGGCGGATACGACTCCTCGCCGTACAGCCGGGCGACCACGTCGACCACCCGGCCGACCTCCTCGCCGGCCTGGTTGGTGACCGGACCGCCCACCAGCCCGGCCAGCGAGACCAGCGAGGTGCGGACGGCTCTGGAGGCGGTGGCGCGGCGCTCCTGGGTGACCCGGCGGTCGCGCAGACGGGCCGAGGTGGACATGAGCAGCGTGTTGACGGACAAGGTGGACACCCCCTTGCCCCGGTATATCGGGGCACCGGGCGGCCACGGCAGCATGCTCTCCCCACGCCGCCGGACTCGGTCCAGGGGCCACCGGGCCTGATTCACCGGGCAGGTCCGCAAGGGGGCCGGGCGGGGTCAGGTCAGTGGAGGAGGGCGGGCCGCCTCGGGCCGCGAAGGGACAGTGAGGACAACGCGGGATGGGGCCGACTATGGCCCGGACTACTGTCCACTCTCGCCTCCTCCCGGTCCCGGCCGCGCTCACGACGTCACGGCCATATGGCAGGGCAGCCGGGCAGAGGCCCCGGCACACCCCAACTCGTCAGAGCTTTGGCACTCCACGGCGTGTCCCCTCAAGCACGGGGAAGCCACTTGGGGTCACCCCTTGGGCCGGGGAGACCTGTCCTGATCCGGAGCGTCTCTCGACGGGTGGGATCAGTGGCCTGTGTCCGTGAAGACGCCTCACCGAACGAGGTGTCTCATCAAAACCGGCTCAACGATACGCCCCCGCCCTCGCCCCCTCCCAATCCATGACCTGCGCTTGACCTCGCACCTACGGGACCGTGACCGTCTCGGTCCCTGTTTCGGGCCGGAGCTCGGTTGCGTCGGCGACGAGTCAGGGCCCGTCCTGAGCAACGAGCGAAATGCGCCATGGATCGCCCGGAGCCCGATGCCGCTGATGGCCGGGGTAGCTCCAGGACCCCGCCGGACCGGTTCACGGTTACCGTTTCGGTCGTGAAGTCCGGGTTGTCGGTGGTAGGTCGAAGGGATGGTTCACCACTAACGGGCGTGCTGCATCAGCCCGGAACGTCGTGATTCACAGCACGTGCGCCAAGCACACGACCCGTAGTTGCGTCGATGCGCAAATAGGTGCAGACTCTGAGAGGTTTGAAGAAGGCACCTCGTTCGGTGAGGCGTCTGCAACGGACACAGGCCACTGACCCCACGACGTCGAGAGACGCCCAGGGTCAGGACAGGTCTCCCCGGCCCAAGGGGTGACCCCAAGTGGCTTCCCCCGTAGGGGATTACGCCGTGCAGTGCCAAAGCTCTGACGAGATGGGGTGAACCGGCCCGGCAGGCCGGTCCGCTCCTTGCCGAGTCGTACGGCGCCCCCGCGCGCCCCGGCCGGGAGGAGGCGAGA
Proteins encoded in this region:
- a CDS encoding NRAMP family divalent metal transporter — its product is MTRDLDVATGPPAAERPARRTGWRRITMVAAIAGPGLVAANAGNDAAGIATYASAGSQFTYGTLFFMVLVTVALVMVQEMAVRLGAYTGKGLGALIREQFSLRLTALAVLCLLLANTGLVVSEFAGIGAAFELLGVPKWAVIPPAAVLLWALVLFGSYHWAERIFLIMSLAFFAYPVAMVLGHPDWGAVGHHLVVPHMEPDKSFILLAVALIGTTVSPYMQFYAAAGVVDRGAKPADYPLIRADAILGAVFACLISLTIIIATASAIGGTGPLDSAAQAAEALKPVAGHNAELLFAFGLIGASALAGAVVPLSASYAIGEAAGVERSVSRSFRDAPLFLGLFTAQIILGAVVAMTPVDVIQLLIGTQVLQGLISPIVLIYLLVLTNRRSVLGSAANGPRYRIAATAVVIGVAAMSTILLVQTVLGWFGLG
- a CDS encoding magnesium transporter MgtE N-terminal domain-containing protein, producing the protein MSVNTLLMSTSARLRDRRVTQERRATASRAVRTSLVSLAGLVGGPVTNQAGEEVGRVVDVVARLYGEESYPPVTGLILRIGRRHTFLASDAIGNVHAGHVRLRTARIDMRDFARRPGEVLLARDVLDHQLVDVDGVQVTRAADLYLAPLVDKVVLVGVDVSLPTLLRRLGPRRWQARPTPERVLDWHAVAPFGEQATEGPAEVRLRASRAALHQLRPADLADILEDLGRSERQQLLGWLEPEQAADALEEMEPAELENLLREAAPEHAARLVDEMEPDEATDALRDLTAEERENLLRRMPSGEAAELRRLLTHREGTAGGAMTTLLVTTHPDETVAQVRARLAEQAEHRTEIDAVAVVDEHGRLLCDIGLFDLAVAEDASPVADLVAWLAQFGPPVVVHADTPLAEAADELVTARASSLLVVDDTDRPLGRILADDLLDAMLPDRGRLHFRRFLQ
- a CDS encoding SDR family NAD(P)-dependent oxidoreductase yields the protein MNSSSYLSELFSLDGRVAVVTGGSSGIGRAIAGALARAGASVVLVARREPELTAAVDELAADGCRAARVSADLSTRDGVRAAAEQAADVFGEPDILVNSAGINLRPPMGELGEDVWDATMAVNLEAPYLLGQRFGPGMAERGFGRIIHVTSQQAHRAFVQSGAYGVSKGALESLARSQAEAWSPRGVTCNTLVPGFVLTPLNARLSSDPEQVAALATRTMVGRNGLAEDFAGAAVFLAGRGSGYVTGQAIFVDGGLSVH